A stretch of the Pygocentrus nattereri isolate fPygNat1 chromosome 29, fPygNat1.pri, whole genome shotgun sequence genome encodes the following:
- the LOC108440668 gene encoding synaptobrevin homolog YKT6-like: MSPGVCTATMKLLCLSVLYKGETKANLLKAAYELSSFGFFQKSSIQEFMTFTCGLIVERSAFGTRASVSEKEYMCHMHIRDDGLSAVVIADSEYPQRICFSLLDKVLDEFSRQVDDRQWPTGTPETIRFTVLEEYLKNYQNPREADALTRVQAEVDETKIILHRTMESLLDRGEKLDDLVQKSEELGQTSKAFYKTARKQNRCCKMM; the protein is encoded by the exons GTGTTTGTACTGCCACAATGAAGCTCCTGTGTCTCAGCGTCCTCTACAAAGGAGAGACGAAAGCCAACCTGCTGAAGGCAGCCTATGAATTATCTTCATTCGGGTTTTTTCAAAAATCCAG CATTCAGGAGTTCATGACTTTCACTTGTGGCCTCATAGTGGAACGTTCTGCATTTGGCACTCGAGCTTCGGTCAGTGAGAAAG AGTATATGTGTCATATGCACATACGGGACGATGGTCTGAGTGCTGTGGTCATTGCAGACAGCGAATATCCACAGCGCATCTGTTTCTCACTGCTTGACAAG GTGTTGGATGAGTTCTCTAGACAGGTGGATGACCGACAGTGGCCTACTGGAACTCCAGAAACCATCCGCTTCACCGTGTTAGAGGAGTACCTTAAAAATTACCAG AATCCTAGAGAAGCTGACGCACTGACCAGAGTCCAGGCAGAAgttgatgagacaaagattatTTTG CACAGAACCATGGAGTCATTATTGGACAGAGGAGAGAAGCTGGATGATCTGGTGCAGAAGTCAGAGGAACTAGGACAAACATCCAAAGCCTTTTACAAAACT gctcGGAAGCAAAATCGCTGCTGCAAGATGATGTGA
- the sb:cb288 gene encoding uncharacterized protein sb:cb288: protein MWTELRNRSTTLSDQLRDANLSQVVFPAPSQAPLASHRNGSTVASPAPLTESPVPKRSGIIPGAIAAALFIGFILALYTVLWKCMVSPPKRGKRKRVLKGVRGAV, encoded by the exons ATGTGGACGGAGCTGAGGAACAGGAGCACCACGCTTTCCGACCAGCTACGAGACGCCAACCTGTCTCAG GTCGTTTTCCCTGCTCCTTCACAGGCCCCCCTCGCCTCACACAGAAATG GCTCAACGGTGGCGTCTCCGGCCCCGCTCACAGAGTCTCCGGTGCCTAAACGCAGTGGGATCATACCAG GTGCGATAGCTGCTGCACTGTTCATAGGCTTCATTCTGGCGCTTTATACTGTTCTGTGGAAGTGCATGGTCTCGCCACCCAAAAG ggGAAAAAGGAAAAGGGTCCTGAAGGGAGTGAGGGGAGCGGTCTGA